In Vigna angularis cultivar LongXiaoDou No.4 chromosome 8, ASM1680809v1, whole genome shotgun sequence, one DNA window encodes the following:
- the LOC108344349 gene encoding transposon Ty3-G Gag-Pol polyprotein, with the protein MKEEVTKEVLKLLEADIMGIEVDRAKVEVIEKLPPPINVKGIIRFLGHAGFYRRFIKDFSKIAKPLSNLLVKDAPFVLDEECLKAFDVLKKKLISAPVIVAPDWNQDFELICDASNYAIGVVLGQRREKEEVEGILWHCHDSPYGGHFSGERTTAKVLQSGFDWPTLFKDAHNHARNCDKCQRTGTISTHHEMPLQGILEVEVFDCWGIDFVGPFPPSFNNEYILVVVDYVSKWVEALACPKNDSSTVIKFLKRQIFSYFGTPRVLISDGDLIFAIFSLQRSPIKVGNHAKFANKGRRKGSAFWIASSGFRIGNASKNAFQTVHKAQPKPLAAQRFCTRKTHLKHV; encoded by the exons ATGAAGGAGGAGGTGACAAAAGAAGTGCTAAAATTACTTGAGGCTGACATTATG GGTATTGAGGTTGATAGAGCCaaagtggaagtcattgaaaaACTCCCACCACCAATTAATGTGAAGGGAATCATAAGGTTTTTGGGACATGCTGGTTTTtacagaagattcatcaaagatttctcaaaaattgccaAACCATTAAGCAACCTCCTTGTTAAGGACGCCCCATTTGTGCTAGATGAAGAGTGCCTTAAGGCGTTTGatgttttgaagaaaaaattgatttctGCCCCAGTTATTGTAGCTCCTGATTGGAACCAAGATTTTGAGCTGATTTGTGATGCCAGTAATTATGCTATAGGTGTTGTTCTTGGccagagaagagagaag gaagaagtggaaggaaTTTTATGGCATTGTCATGACTCACCTTATGGGGGACATTTTAGTGGAGAGAGAACAACTGCAAAAGTGTTACAATCTGGATTTGATTGGCCTACTTTGTTTAAAGATGCTCACAATCATGCCAGGAACTGTGACAAGTGTCAAAGGACGGGTACTATTTCCACACATCATGAAATGCCACTGCAAGGCATACTAGAGGTTGAAgtttttgattgctggggtataGACTTTGTTGGACCTTTTCCACCATCTTTCAATAATGAATACATACTGGTGgtagtggattatgtgagtaaatgggttgAAGCTCTGGCTTGTCCCAAGAATGATTCTAGCACTGTGATTAAATTTCTGAAAAGGCAAATTTTCTCCTATTTTGGAACGCCAAGAGTACTCATCAGTGATGgagatctcatttttgcaattttcaGCTTGCAAAG gtcaCCAATAAAGGTGGGAAACCATGCCAAGTTTGCCAACAAAGGACGGAGGAAAGGAAGTGCCTTCTGGATTGCATCAAGTGGCTTCCGGATTGGGAATGCAAGCAAGAATGCCTTCCAAACTGTGCATAAAGCCCAGCCAAAACCACTTGCTGCCCAGCGTTTCTGCACCaggaaaacacatttaaaacacgtataa